A genomic region of Leptotrichia hofstadii contains the following coding sequences:
- a CDS encoding GyrI-like domain-containing protein has protein sequence MAFDFKKEFKKFYRPSEKPEIIEIPKMNFIAVRGKGNPNEKDGEYQKAVEMLYGVAYTLKMSYKTEYKIEGFFEYVVPPLEGLWWQENVKHENYLLNKELFNWISLIRVPDFIKKEDVEWAIKYATEKKKKDFSKVEFFRYNEGLCVQCMHTGSYNEEPETIQRMNDFAQKNGYNIELTGKRYHHEIYLSDPRKADVNKIKTVIRQPVKN, from the coding sequence ATGGCATTTGATTTTAAGAAGGAATTTAAAAAATTTTATAGACCGTCAGAAAAACCTGAAATTATAGAAATCCCTAAAATGAATTTTATAGCAGTGCGAGGAAAAGGAAATCCCAACGAAAAAGATGGCGAGTATCAGAAAGCAGTTGAAATGCTATATGGAGTTGCCTACACTCTTAAGATGAGCTATAAAACAGAATACAAAATTGAAGGATTTTTTGAATATGTTGTTCCTCCGTTGGAAGGACTCTGGTGGCAGGAAAATGTAAAGCATGAAAATTATCTGCTAAACAAGGAATTATTTAACTGGATTTCTTTAATTAGAGTGCCTGATTTTATTAAAAAGGAAGATGTGGAATGGGCTATAAAGTATGCTACTGAAAAAAAGAAAAAGGATTTTTCAAAAGTTGAATTTTTCAGATATAATGAAGGGCTTTGCGTACAATGTATGCATACAGGAAGCTACAATGAAGAACCTGAAACTATCCAAAGAATGAATGACTTTGCACAAAAAAATGGATATAATATAGAATTAACAGGGAAAAGATATCACCATGAAATTTATTTGAGCGATCCAAGAAAGGCAGATGTGAATAAGATTAAGACTGTGATAAGACAGCCTGTAAAAAATTAA
- a CDS encoding DJ-1/PfpI family protein → MKKIVFLILDEFADWETAFLASALNEENITQNYSVSYASTDKDVKVSMGNLKILPDMTLEEITEDNTDGLILIGGKTWRNQNFETNYTLIELVKKFKNNPNKVVGAICDAAYFLATNGLLNDCKHTVNSLAEIKDNENYTNSENFVKAESVIDGKMVTARGDSPLHFAKDVMKALGDIPEKNINFFFDMYTIGFEKAFEKYSNK, encoded by the coding sequence ATGAAAAAAATAGTTTTTTTAATTTTAGATGAATTTGCAGACTGGGAAACTGCATTTCTGGCTTCGGCATTAAATGAAGAAAATATAACTCAAAATTATTCAGTAAGTTATGCTTCAACTGATAAGGATGTTAAAGTATCAATGGGTAATTTAAAAATACTGCCTGACATGACATTAGAAGAAATCACCGAAGACAATACTGATGGATTGATTTTAATTGGAGGAAAAACTTGGAGAAATCAGAACTTTGAAACAAACTACACACTTATTGAACTTGTTAAAAAATTTAAGAATAATCCAAATAAAGTTGTGGGAGCAATTTGTGATGCTGCTTATTTCCTTGCAACTAATGGACTCCTAAATGATTGCAAACATACTGTAAACAGTCTTGCTGAAATAAAGGATAATGAAAATTATACAAATTCTGAAAATTTTGTGAAAGCAGAATCAGTAATTGATGGAAAGATGGTAACTGCAAGAGGCGACAGTCCTCTTCATTTTGCAAAAGATGTAATGAAAGCGTTAGGCGATATTCCTGAAAAAAATATAAATTTCTTTTTTGATATGTATACAATTGGATTTGAAAAGGCTTTTGAAAAATATTCTAATAAATAA
- the metK gene encoding methionine adenosyltransferase, which produces MAKKIYFTSEFVSPGHPDKICDQISDSILDACLADDETSRVACETFATTGLVVVGGEITTKTYVDVQKIVRDKIYEIGYRPGMGFDSDCGVLNTIHSQSPDISMGVDTGGAGDQGIMFGGAVNETEELMPLALVLSRGIIQKLTEITRNGTLAWARPDAKSQVTLAYDENGKLLNVDTVVLSVQHNEDVTNEQIEKDLKELVIKPVLEKYNLNIENVRKFHINPTGRFVIGGPHGDSGLTGRKIIIDTYGGYFRHGGGAFSGKDPSKVDRSAAYAARWIAKNIVAAGFAAKCEVQLSYAIGVVEPVSIRVETFGTGTVEETRIEEAVAKLFDLTPNGIQKSLNLRKPSFRYQDLAAFGHIGRTDIDLPWEKLDKVEGLKQELGK; this is translated from the coding sequence ATGGCTAAAAAAATTTACTTTACATCAGAATTCGTATCACCGGGGCATCCAGATAAAATTTGTGATCAAATTTCAGATTCAATATTGGATGCTTGTCTTGCAGATGATGAAACTTCAAGAGTGGCGTGTGAAACTTTTGCAACTACTGGACTTGTAGTTGTTGGGGGAGAAATTACTACTAAGACTTATGTGGATGTGCAGAAGATTGTCAGAGATAAAATTTATGAAATTGGATACCGTCCAGGAATGGGATTTGATTCTGACTGCGGTGTATTAAACACTATTCATTCACAGTCGCCTGACATTTCGATGGGAGTCGATACAGGTGGAGCTGGAGATCAGGGGATTATGTTTGGAGGAGCAGTTAATGAAACTGAAGAATTAATGCCTTTGGCACTTGTGTTATCACGTGGTATTATACAAAAATTAACTGAAATTACAAGAAATGGAACACTAGCCTGGGCAAGACCAGACGCAAAATCTCAGGTTACATTGGCGTATGATGAAAACGGAAAATTATTGAATGTTGACACAGTTGTACTTTCTGTACAGCATAATGAAGATGTTACAAATGAACAAATTGAAAAGGATTTGAAAGAGCTTGTGATAAAACCTGTGTTGGAAAAATATAACTTGAATATTGAAAATGTGAGAAAATTTCATATTAATCCAACTGGAAGATTTGTAATAGGAGGGCCTCACGGAGATTCTGGACTTACTGGAAGAAAGATTATAATTGATACTTATGGTGGATACTTTAGACATGGTGGAGGAGCATTTTCTGGAAAAGATCCATCGAAAGTTGACAGATCGGCAGCTTATGCGGCGAGATGGATTGCCAAAAATATTGTTGCGGCAGGATTTGCCGCAAAATGTGAAGTTCAGCTATCTTATGCGATAGGTGTTGTTGAACCAGTGTCAATTCGTGTAGAGACATTTGGAACTGGGACAGTTGAAGAAACAAGAATTGAAGAGGCTGTTGCAAAATTATTTGACTTAACACCGAATGGAATCCAAAAATCATTAAACTTGAGAAAACCGTCATTCAGATACCAGGATTTAGCGGCATTTGGACATATTGGAAGAACTGATATTGATTTACCTTGGGAAAAACTGGATAAAGTTGAAGGATTAAAACAAGAATTGGGAAAATAA
- a CDS encoding SEL1-like repeat protein: protein MKRKIMFAIVILAIGMMSVSCFKKKKEEKKESQQAQQQTKDINTEIFNLGGQAQGNPEIRNLTPEEQQNLIDNQIDPLKVSEALIKAENGDKEAIMSLAQLYYNLKNNEKVKQILQYGVNRNYPEAIYNLAVILKQEGNNEEANKLIAKLPKTAATHEGRQQMQMRQIKMRPGAEAYNRGVDLIKAKRYSEAKAEFEKAYNAGIKEADIRVALLNKQLKNNSEAVRWFQKAANRGVKEANFEIGAILYDGGKQSESRPYLLKAYNAGNKAMAMPIALSYHKQNNMTEALKWYKIAAKNGDKNAAATVERIEKGGVITEKKSNDKQVKTFLGNGNSSQSLTESTLSNVKSKSKAEEAAKNEAKSEKSEKQQAQASKPANKSSNSSIDDIMKKKAMEYK from the coding sequence ATGAAAAGAAAAATAATGTTTGCAATAGTAATTTTAGCTATTGGAATGATGTCAGTTTCGTGCTTTAAAAAGAAAAAGGAAGAAAAGAAAGAGAGCCAGCAGGCACAACAGCAGACAAAGGATATTAATACAGAGATTTTTAATCTTGGAGGACAGGCACAGGGGAATCCTGAGATAAGAAACTTAACTCCTGAAGAGCAACAGAACTTGATTGACAATCAGATTGATCCTTTAAAAGTTTCAGAAGCGCTAATAAAAGCTGAAAATGGAGATAAGGAGGCAATAATGTCCCTTGCCCAGCTTTACTATAATTTGAAAAACAATGAGAAGGTAAAACAAATTCTTCAGTACGGGGTAAACAGAAATTATCCTGAAGCAATTTATAACCTTGCAGTAATATTAAAGCAGGAAGGAAATAATGAAGAAGCTAACAAGCTGATTGCAAAACTTCCAAAAACAGCAGCTACACATGAAGGAAGACAGCAGATGCAGATGAGACAGATAAAAATGCGTCCAGGAGCGGAAGCATATAATAGAGGAGTCGATTTGATAAAGGCCAAAAGATACAGTGAAGCCAAGGCCGAATTTGAAAAGGCATACAATGCTGGTATTAAGGAAGCTGACATCAGGGTTGCACTTTTGAATAAACAGCTAAAAAATAATTCCGAGGCTGTAAGATGGTTTCAGAAAGCCGCAAACCGTGGCGTTAAGGAAGCAAATTTTGAAATAGGGGCAATACTGTATGATGGAGGAAAACAGTCAGAATCACGTCCATACCTGCTAAAAGCATACAATGCCGGAAATAAGGCAATGGCTATGCCAATCGCACTGTCGTACCATAAGCAGAATAATATGACAGAAGCCCTTAAATGGTATAAAATAGCTGCCAAGAATGGAGATAAGAATGCCGCCGCTACAGTTGAGAGAATTGAAAAAGGGGGAGTGATTACTGAGAAAAAATCAAATGACAAGCAAGTAAAAACTTTCCTTGGAAATGGGAATTCTTCTCAAAGTCTTACAGAAAGTACCCTTAGCAATGTAAAGAGCAAGAGTAAAGCTGAAGAAGCCGCAAAAAATGAAGCTAAATCAGAAAAATCAGAAAAACAGCAGGCACAAGCTTCAAAACCTGCTAATAAATCTTCAAATTCAAGCATAGATGATATTATGAAGAAAAAGGCGATGGAATATAAATAA
- a CDS encoding phospholipase D family protein, which produces MSLKRKKSLLIGILTAFTISCSTIKTPPLGVNYEGPLRDSDNVEFHYDLTYLDKDGNIRYDRKIWEATYKIVDEAKDYLIVEMFLFNDIYNKDKEHFPEFAKEYTRRLIKKKMENPDLKVYVLSDENNNLYGAFEHPFITDMKNAGIDVIMVDIFKLKDTFPWYSPIWRTLIAPHGNPQGKGWIGNFYGPMWPKLTLRNLLRALNVKADHRKIFLNEENVVVSSANIHDPSYFHENVAISANGEITKDVLHGLQLVAEFSDGKIDVTGKQENKINNRQIGNLTDNQTSEENNFSESETEKQVKEIENKKKEFVEEETRRFVQTGELPEKSQNSENENQKNGDTITRFDDENNKYQLQFVTEAKIGEHLDKDIDSTRAGDEILMGMYFLADKGVVNRLIKAANRGVKVRIIFDRSRDAFGMSTNGLPNKPVSKKLKKKTKNKIEVKWYFTNNEQYHTKITLIKKTDGNVIIHTGSANLIKKNIRGYIMDANFRILTNKNSKLTKDIYTYFDRLWKNKDGLFTVNFDDEPTTKASTDFMYKILDATQLGSF; this is translated from the coding sequence ATGAGTTTAAAGAGAAAAAAGTCTTTATTAATTGGTATTTTAACAGCCTTTACAATTTCATGTTCCACAATAAAAACTCCTCCACTTGGAGTAAATTATGAAGGTCCGTTGCGGGATAGTGATAATGTTGAGTTTCATTATGATTTGACTTATCTGGATAAGGATGGGAATATTCGGTATGACAGGAAGATTTGGGAGGCTACTTATAAGATTGTGGATGAAGCAAAGGATTATCTGATTGTGGAGATGTTTTTGTTTAATGACATTTATAATAAGGATAAGGAGCATTTTCCAGAGTTTGCTAAGGAATATACGAGAAGGCTTATTAAAAAGAAGATGGAAAATCCTGATTTGAAGGTATATGTGCTTTCAGATGAGAATAATAATTTGTATGGGGCGTTTGAGCATCCGTTTATTACGGATATGAAAAATGCTGGGATTGATGTTATAATGGTGGATATTTTTAAGCTGAAGGATACATTTCCTTGGTATTCGCCAATTTGGAGAACATTGATAGCACCTCATGGGAATCCACAGGGGAAAGGATGGATTGGAAACTTTTACGGGCCTATGTGGCCTAAATTGACTTTGAGGAATTTGTTGAGGGCATTGAATGTAAAGGCGGATCACAGAAAAATATTTTTAAATGAGGAAAATGTTGTGGTTTCGAGTGCTAACATTCACGATCCGAGTTATTTTCATGAAAATGTGGCAATATCAGCTAATGGAGAAATTACAAAAGATGTTTTGCATGGATTACAGCTTGTGGCTGAATTTTCAGATGGGAAAATCGATGTAACTGGTAAGCAGGAGAATAAAATAAATAACAGACAAATTGGAAATTTAACGGACAACCAGACAAGTGAGGAAAATAATTTTTCTGAAAGTGAAACTGAAAAGCAAGTTAAAGAAATTGAGAATAAGAAGAAAGAATTTGTGGAGGAGGAAACAAGAAGGTTTGTGCAAACTGGAGAACTTCCTGAAAAAAGTCAAAATTCTGAAAATGAAAATCAGAAAAATGGAGATACGATTACCAGATTTGATGATGAAAATAATAAGTATCAGCTTCAGTTTGTGACAGAAGCAAAAATTGGGGAGCATCTGGATAAGGACATTGACAGTACGAGAGCAGGGGATGAAATACTTATGGGTATGTATTTTTTGGCTGATAAAGGTGTTGTTAACAGATTGATAAAAGCTGCAAATCGTGGTGTAAAAGTTCGGATTATTTTTGATAGAAGTAGAGATGCTTTTGGGATGAGCACGAATGGACTGCCTAACAAACCTGTTTCTAAGAAATTGAAGAAAAAAACCAAAAATAAAATAGAAGTGAAATGGTATTTTACGAATAATGAGCAATATCACACAAAGATAACACTAATCAAAAAAACAGATGGCAATGTTATAATACACACAGGTTCGGCTAATTTAATCAAAAAAAATATACGTGGTTACATAATGGATGCTAATTTCAGAATTTTGACAAATAAAAATTCCAAGCTGACAAAGGATATTTATACATATTTTGACAGATTATGGAAAAATAAGGATGGCTTGTTTACAGTAAATTTTGATGATGAGCCAACTACGAAGGCGAGTACAGATTTTATGTATAAAATATTGGATGCAACACAATTAGGATCGTTTTAG
- a CDS encoding MATE family efflux transporter, with protein sequence MKEKALNRKLVYKKVINIGLPVAIENMIYALMNFVDMFMVGKEIVALGLGTVAVAGLGFANQMFMIFMTSLFGMNSGGGILAAQYFGNKDYKNLKKCLGITIIVGFLFSLLFLFAGLFTPELVISVFTNDKKVIEIGASYLRIVAWTYPLVGVGFAFNMQLRAIGKTKYSFYSSVIGLLINVAINYMLIFGHFGFPAMGVRGAAVATVIARIISTFYIIYVIYKLKLPIAGKINELFDLSMEFFVKVMKISLPVFIHEILWVLGASMYVMIFGRMGTNFAAAVQVVKSISSLVLTLLFGLSSATSAIIGNEIGAGREENAYDYSIILLKVAVISGIIIGVIVFIFSPFILQHVNEKSYPLAREVVKAEVFVIFIKAISLQLLVGILRSGGDTLWTMFVDLIPLWFVAIPITYFSGLHLGFPVVFVYLLSCSDEVIKIFPCVWRLKSKKWINNLVN encoded by the coding sequence ATGAAAGAAAAAGCATTAAATAGAAAATTGGTTTATAAAAAGGTTATTAATATTGGATTGCCTGTGGCAATTGAAAATATGATTTACGCACTTATGAACTTTGTTGATATGTTTATGGTGGGGAAAGAGATTGTGGCGCTTGGGCTGGGGACAGTTGCTGTTGCAGGATTGGGGTTTGCAAATCAGATGTTTATGATTTTTATGACTTCACTTTTTGGGATGAATAGTGGCGGTGGAATTTTGGCGGCTCAGTATTTTGGGAACAAGGATTACAAAAATCTGAAAAAATGTCTTGGAATAACAATAATTGTTGGATTTTTATTTTCGTTGCTATTTCTTTTCGCAGGATTGTTTACCCCAGAACTTGTAATTTCAGTATTCACAAATGACAAAAAAGTTATAGAAATAGGGGCTTCATATTTACGTATAGTAGCGTGGACTTATCCACTTGTGGGAGTTGGTTTTGCCTTTAATATGCAGCTTCGTGCAATAGGGAAAACCAAATATTCATTTTACTCAAGTGTAATAGGGCTTTTGATAAATGTAGCCATAAACTATATGTTAATTTTTGGACATTTTGGATTTCCTGCGATGGGAGTACGTGGCGCCGCGGTTGCAACAGTTATTGCGAGAATTATAAGCACTTTTTATATAATTTATGTGATTTACAAGTTAAAATTGCCAATTGCAGGGAAAATAAATGAATTATTTGATTTGTCGATGGAATTTTTTGTAAAAGTTATGAAAATATCGCTTCCTGTTTTTATTCATGAAATATTGTGGGTACTTGGTGCAAGTATGTATGTAATGATTTTTGGAAGAATGGGAACAAATTTTGCGGCTGCAGTTCAGGTTGTAAAATCAATTAGCAGTCTTGTATTGACATTGTTATTTGGACTTTCGAGCGCAACTTCGGCTATAATTGGTAACGAGATTGGTGCTGGAAGGGAAGAAAATGCTTATGACTATTCGATAATTTTATTAAAGGTGGCTGTTATTTCAGGAATTATTATAGGAGTAATTGTCTTCATTTTCAGTCCATTTATCCTGCAGCATGTAAACGAAAAAAGTTATCCGTTAGCAAGAGAAGTTGTAAAGGCGGAAGTATTTGTAATTTTTATAAAGGCAATTAGTTTACAGCTGTTAGTTGGAATTTTACGTTCGGGAGGGGATACGCTCTGGACAATGTTTGTGGACTTGATTCCGCTTTGGTTTGTTGCTATCCCAATAACATATTTTTCTGGATTACATTTAGGCTTTCCAGTTGTATTTGTATATTTACTTTCGTGCAGTGATGAAGTTATAAAAATATTTCCGTGTGTATGGAGATTAAAGAGCAAGAAGTGGATAAATAATCTAGTAAATTAG
- a CDS encoding endonuclease/exonuclease/phosphatase family protein, protein MKDRTVKGLIFVFLIFGIFSCFKKGQVNEEIGINKNENTILVASFNALRLGEKQKDYRTFAQILAKFDLIGLEEVMNEKGVKKTQAYLEKLTNEKWDYIISENSVGSENYREYFAFIYRKSKFSEARGLGFYKEKDENEFMREPYGAYFKAGNFDFVYIIAHSVFGDKEKQRLLEAANYVNVYEYFSKLTDEDDIIIAGDFNTPADNMAFKNMDAKYNVKYVLNPEENLTTLSDSKLVSSYDNFFINFEKTKEFTGNFGVYNFIKNNNYAIIKKYVSDHLLIFSEYSTLEDLD, encoded by the coding sequence ATGAAAGATAGAACAGTAAAAGGGCTAATTTTTGTATTTTTAATTTTTGGGATATTTTCCTGTTTTAAAAAAGGGCAGGTAAATGAGGAAATTGGTATAAATAAGAATGAAAATACGATTTTGGTGGCATCATTTAATGCATTACGGCTTGGAGAGAAGCAAAAAGATTATCGGACATTTGCACAGATTTTGGCAAAGTTTGATTTAATCGGGCTGGAAGAGGTTATGAATGAGAAGGGAGTTAAAAAAACGCAAGCATATTTGGAAAAGCTGACTAATGAGAAGTGGGATTATATTATTTCGGAAAATTCTGTAGGAAGTGAAAACTATCGTGAATATTTTGCATTTATTTATAGGAAAAGCAAATTTTCTGAGGCAAGAGGGCTTGGATTTTATAAGGAAAAGGATGAGAATGAGTTTATGAGAGAGCCGTATGGTGCTTATTTTAAGGCTGGAAACTTTGATTTTGTATACATCATTGCACATTCGGTTTTTGGTGATAAGGAAAAGCAGAGACTGCTTGAGGCAGCAAATTATGTCAATGTTTATGAATATTTTTCTAAATTGACAGATGAGGATGATATAATTATCGCTGGGGATTTTAATACGCCTGCTGACAATATGGCTTTTAAAAATATGGATGCTAAATATAACGTCAAGTATGTTTTAAATCCTGAAGAAAACTTGACTACACTTTCGGATAGTAAACTTGTAAGTTCTTATGATAATTTTTTTATAAATTTTGAAAAAACAAAAGAATTTACTGGAAATTTTGGAGTTTATAACTTTATAAAAAATAATAATTATGCTATAATAAAAAAATATGTGTCAGACCATTTGTTGATATTTTCAGAATATTCAACATTGGAGGATTTAGATTAA
- a CDS encoding DUF4298 domain-containing protein, which produces MKNDKIKRVEEMEKIMDKSADIFRKLNIVLDKLEENLSDYKKLDEYYSSENWFLDVEDFNNGVLPQDLKCGVLSEDGAYNLFGENHELAIRMVEIAAKMLRR; this is translated from the coding sequence ATGAAAAATGATAAAATAAAAAGAGTTGAAGAAATGGAAAAAATCATGGATAAATCAGCAGATATTTTTAGGAAATTGAATATAGTGTTGGATAAGCTGGAAGAAAATTTGTCAGATTATAAAAAGCTGGATGAATATTACAGCAGTGAAAACTGGTTTTTAGATGTAGAAGATTTTAATAACGGTGTTTTGCCACAAGACTTGAAATGTGGAGTTTTGAGCGAAGACGGAGCTTATAATTTGTTTGGGGAAAATCATGAGCTGGCAATTAGGATGGTGGAGATTGCAGCGAAGATGTTAAGAAGATAG
- the efp gene encoding elongation factor P: protein MKPAAELRQGSTYRKDNIPYLILKAERHQSTSGKRQRAAEVKFKTKELISGKIQEITVLATELMDDIILDRNQMQFLYEIDGEYNFMDQETFEQITLSTEDLGDAVNFLEEEMIIQVLMYEGTPVGVELPNTVVREVTYTEPGLKGDTIGRATKPATVSTGYTLQVPLFVAIGDKIKIDTRTGEYIERAN from the coding sequence ATGAAACCAGCAGCAGAATTAAGACAAGGAAGTACATATAGAAAGGACAACATCCCATATTTAATATTAAAAGCTGAAAGACATCAGTCAACATCAGGAAAAAGACAAAGAGCAGCAGAAGTTAAATTTAAAACAAAAGAATTAATTTCTGGAAAAATTCAGGAAATTACAGTTTTGGCAACTGAACTTATGGATGACATCATTCTTGACAGAAATCAAATGCAATTTTTATATGAAATTGATGGAGAATATAACTTCATGGATCAGGAAACTTTTGAGCAAATTACTTTGTCAACTGAGGATTTGGGAGACGCGGTAAACTTCCTGGAAGAAGAAATGATTATACAAGTGTTAATGTATGAAGGGACTCCGGTTGGTGTAGAATTACCAAATACTGTAGTTAGAGAAGTAACTTATACAGAGCCAGGACTAAAAGGAGATACAATCGGACGTGCAACAAAACCTGCCACAGTATCAACAGGTTACACTTTGCAAGTACCTTTGTTTGTAGCAATTGGAGATAAAATCAAAATTGATACAAGAACTGGTGAATACATCGAAAGAGCAAATTAA
- a CDS encoding SIMPL domain-containing protein (The SIMPL domain is named for its presence in mouse protein SIMPL (signalling molecule that associates with mouse pelle-like kinase). Bacterial member BP26, from Brucella, was shown to assemble into a channel-like structure, while YggE from E. coli has been associated with resistance to oxidative stress.) yields MKKIQFIIIPIILSFGLIISSALISNAMNKANKDENRITVKGVAERRIKADKALINIVITQKSDNLDELKKQISDRETLVTDLIKSLKIDTNEYSIGNLRIQPNYLENTLNTKQSSENTATTLPVVKISSYDGIETISIVTKNIDKAEEFYEKLSELKLQSNNIEINMPEYFITNIERYKKDLVVDASRNAEIRAIEMLKVNNNEIGGLKNISQGQFEILEDTEDVRRINENEANQIYKKLRVVVTATYLIKY; encoded by the coding sequence TTGAAAAAGATACAATTTATAATAATCCCTATAATATTATCCTTTGGATTAATAATATCTTCCGCATTAATTTCAAATGCTATGAATAAAGCGAATAAGGATGAAAACAGAATTACGGTAAAGGGAGTCGCTGAACGTAGAATTAAAGCAGATAAGGCACTTATAAACATCGTTATTACCCAAAAGTCTGATAATCTGGATGAATTGAAAAAACAAATATCAGACAGGGAAACGTTGGTAACTGATTTAATTAAAAGCCTTAAAATTGATACAAATGAATATAGTATAGGAAATCTGCGTATTCAGCCCAATTATCTGGAAAATACATTAAATACAAAACAATCATCTGAAAATACTGCAACAACACTGCCAGTTGTTAAAATTTCCAGTTATGATGGGATTGAAACAATTTCAATAGTCACAAAAAATATTGATAAGGCAGAAGAGTTTTATGAAAAATTATCAGAACTTAAATTGCAAAGTAACAATATAGAAATAAATATGCCTGAATATTTTATAACAAATATTGAAAGATACAAAAAGGATTTAGTTGTCGATGCTTCAAGAAATGCTGAAATAAGAGCAATTGAGATGTTAAAAGTAAACAACAATGAAATTGGTGGACTAAAAAATATTAGTCAAGGGCAATTTGAGATACTTGAAGATACAGAAGATGTGAGAAGAATTAATGAAAATGAGGCTAATCAAATTTATAAAAAGCTAAGAGTAGTAGTAACTGCAACTTATTTGATAAAATATTAA
- a CDS encoding prefoldin domain-containing protein, with protein sequence MDDSQFGEDAKERLEKEIEELKRQKEIQDLQKEKEELEKTVYGGVGGSSATNTGKTEESARKTGNSKGNEEEDEEEVEEKYLSNRMTTILAALVAIFIVIVGSGIFYLRSQNKKKKENLKKEMAAISKNQNMPTVTSPQTSTAETVQQQEQKKAEQPKDEQKEETPKESNEKLVVRSPIGVKKGSYCVNPNPAESAFGTDTVDDSFAEHGYMADIAFENCVINSGDSVKNTGPVTITVSLAEEKNYDAVMNRNKWYLENGQINRISGRDSSFLYFNGWLMYKQSN encoded by the coding sequence ATGGATGATAGCCAATTTGGTGAAGATGCAAAAGAGCGATTAGAAAAAGAGATAGAAGAATTAAAACGCCAGAAGGAAATCCAGGATTTACAAAAAGAGAAGGAAGAGCTGGAGAAAACAGTTTATGGTGGCGTAGGAGGAAGCAGTGCCACAAATACAGGAAAAACAGAAGAATCTGCTAGAAAAACAGGTAATTCAAAAGGAAATGAGGAAGAGGATGAAGAGGAGGTTGAGGAAAAATATCTTTCAAATAGGATGACAACAATTCTGGCGGCTCTAGTTGCAATATTTATAGTTATAGTTGGATCAGGAATTTTTTATCTAAGAAGCCAGAATAAAAAGAAAAAAGAGAATTTAAAAAAGGAAATGGCGGCAATATCGAAAAATCAGAATATGCCAACTGTAACAAGTCCACAAACTTCAACTGCTGAAACAGTACAACAGCAGGAACAAAAAAAAGCAGAACAGCCAAAAGACGAACAAAAAGAAGAAACTCCTAAGGAAAGCAATGAAAAATTAGTTGTAAGAAGCCCCATAGGTGTAAAAAAAGGAAGCTACTGTGTGAATCCGAATCCTGCTGAATCTGCATTTGGTACTGATACAGTTGACGATTCATTTGCTGAGCATGGATATATGGCTGATATTGCCTTTGAGAATTGTGTAATTAACAGTGGAGACTCTGTAAAAAATACAGGACCTGTAACAATCACAGTTAGCTTAGCAGAAGAAAAAAATTACGATGCAGTAATGAATAGAAATAAATGGTATCTGGAAAATGGACAGATTAATAGAATAAGTGGACGAGACAGCAGCTTTTTATACTTTAATGGCTGGTTAATGTATAAACAAAGTAATTAA